A region of Chitinophaga horti DNA encodes the following proteins:
- a CDS encoding RagB/SusD family nutrient uptake outer membrane protein, protein MKFSIKRITFYTIAFAVTAAGFSSCKKFLDVVPNELVTDKQIWGNINNANAALAHLYSQLPNTIGADGNTLNETTAATDECFHHWGAGYWPLKYNTGAWNSADNPFGEWELQYRNIRKANLFLENIDKVPIPTDQVSYYAVKVPHYKAEARFMRALFHFQLFKMYGAVPVITNSLQITDKGSVTVPRNSVDEVVAFIVNECEAIAPELLPKHPDADLGRANRGAALALAARTLLYAASPLFNGNAMYANVKNLDGKQLFNQSYDKEKWKKAADAAQRVMDLDYIISRGIANDPINSYGQIFYTRNWTEIIMPRMVPNTKNLDLELFPFGGPWGGWGKYSPFQELIDAYETKTGYPIDHASSGYVKEGFWSGWFWAGAGATEWVWLDNISNMYKDRDPRFYATITYQGSKFNATRTNNTPIRLAWWGGNNGASQAWPKSSGTFTVSGYNVRKWCDPKVDPTNWWTSPDAQRNDPLFRVTEFYLAYAEAMNEYNEGPTPEAYAAVNAVRARVDMPGLPIIPEDITREGFRKRVQNEKRVEFAFEGHRFWDVRRWLIAKQVDNGVMHGMNARPTTAELQGTGLDVNSEAAGLAVFYKEAPVQTRVFLDRHYLMPIPQREMDVNDNMVQNYGW, encoded by the coding sequence ATGAAATTCAGCATAAAAAGGATCACATTTTATACGATCGCATTTGCGGTGACAGCAGCCGGCTTTTCATCCTGTAAAAAATTCCTGGACGTAGTACCCAACGAACTGGTAACCGACAAACAGATATGGGGTAACATCAACAATGCAAACGCCGCACTGGCGCATTTATACAGCCAGTTGCCCAATACGATCGGGGCCGATGGTAATACCCTGAATGAAACAACTGCCGCTACGGACGAATGTTTTCACCACTGGGGTGCTGGTTACTGGCCGTTGAAATACAACACCGGCGCCTGGAACTCTGCCGATAATCCATTTGGCGAGTGGGAGCTGCAATACAGGAACATCCGTAAGGCGAACCTGTTTTTAGAGAATATCGATAAAGTGCCTATTCCTACCGACCAGGTATCTTATTACGCGGTAAAAGTACCACATTATAAAGCGGAAGCACGTTTCATGCGTGCGCTGTTCCATTTTCAATTGTTTAAAATGTATGGTGCCGTACCGGTAATTACAAACTCGCTGCAGATTACCGACAAAGGTTCTGTAACAGTGCCACGTAATTCAGTAGATGAAGTTGTAGCGTTTATCGTAAACGAATGTGAGGCCATCGCACCTGAACTGTTGCCCAAACACCCTGACGCTGACCTTGGCAGGGCAAACAGGGGTGCGGCATTGGCGCTGGCTGCACGTACTTTACTGTATGCTGCCAGCCCGCTGTTTAACGGCAATGCCATGTATGCGAACGTTAAAAACCTCGACGGCAAACAATTGTTCAATCAGTCTTACGATAAAGAGAAATGGAAGAAGGCGGCAGATGCAGCGCAGCGGGTGATGGACCTCGACTACATCATTTCCCGCGGTATCGCCAATGATCCGATCAACAGCTACGGACAGATTTTCTACACCCGTAACTGGACAGAGATCATCATGCCGAGAATGGTGCCTAATACCAAAAACCTCGACCTGGAACTGTTTCCTTTCGGCGGCCCTTGGGGCGGTTGGGGTAAGTACAGTCCTTTCCAGGAGCTGATAGACGCCTATGAAACGAAAACAGGTTACCCGATCGATCACGCGTCTTCCGGCTACGTGAAAGAGGGTTTCTGGAGCGGTTGGTTCTGGGCAGGTGCAGGTGCTACGGAATGGGTTTGGTTAGATAACATTTCCAATATGTACAAAGACCGCGACCCTCGTTTCTACGCCACCATCACTTACCAGGGCAGCAAGTTTAACGCCACCCGCACGAACAATACGCCGATAAGATTAGCATGGTGGGGCGGTAACAACGGTGCTTCTCAGGCATGGCCTAAAAGCTCCGGTACCTTTACTGTAAGCGGTTACAACGTACGTAAATGGTGCGATCCGAAAGTTGATCCTACCAACTGGTGGACTTCCCCCGATGCGCAGCGTAACGATCCGCTGTTCCGCGTAACAGAGTTTTACCTCGCCTATGCGGAAGCGATGAACGAATACAACGAAGGGCCGACGCCAGAGGCTTATGCCGCAGTAAATGCCGTTCGCGCCCGTGTGGATATGCCGGGACTGCCCATCATTCCTGAGGACATTACCCGCGAAGGATTCCGCAAACGTGTTCAGAATGAAAAACGCGTGGAGTTCGCATTTGAAGGCCATCGTTTCTGGGACGTGCGCCGCTGGCTGATCGCGAAACAAGTAGATAACGGTGTGATGCATGGTATGAACGCGAGGCCTACTACTGCTGAATTACAAGGCACCGGCCTGGATGTAAACAGCGAGGCGGCAGGTTTGGCCGTATTCTACAAAGAGGCGCCGGTCCAAACCCGCGTATTCCTCGACAGGCATTACCTGATGCCGATACCGCAGCGCGAAATGGATGTAAACGATAATATGGTTCAGAACTATGGCTGGTAA
- a CDS encoding TonB-dependent receptor: MKLIAIAMLVFCMHVSATTKSQTITIKLQQQSMETAFSEIEKQTGYLMMYNPDLLQKTPPVTIVANKMPLEAFLGKLLVGNALTYSIEDKTIFVRRGTTPTPAAKSVVAAPVFATIAGRVVDSTGQPVPGVTVAVKNGKAGTATNADGRFTIEANEGDVLIFSAISFLSKEVPAAAGMTVVMVVDNKSLGEVVVVAYGKQKKVSVTGAIATVGTKELTQSPVANLSNALAGRLPGLITLQNSGEPGYDGANLWIRGMATFTGSQSPLILVDGVERSFGSIDANEVENISILKDASSTAVFGVRGANGVVLVTTRRGTSGKPRITFTAQTGLQSPTRMPEYLDSYDALSMYRVGLINDNQNYSQYTDEYLSKFRDRSMPAYEYLYPNVDWLGEMLKPNSSMSQGNLNVSGGNQSVRYFVSMSYLKQNGLYNFEDQIDAYDIQATTNRYNFRSNIDLNITRDLSMELNLGEIVRDNNYPPVSASELFAGMQSISPWLYPMKNPDGSISALPAKAWNPYGRLTAGGYQRNFENTLQATAGFKLEMPWITKGLSARARLSFDSYGFRNVRRVMVYPTYQYALGNDQETDLTKGTYIKVGDGNNTLSYDVSANSNRRTLLETYINYARTFGKHDVTGMFLYTQQSFFDAVGSGNAIGGLPYKYNGYIGRATYGYAGKYFSEFNFGYNGSENFPEGKRYDFFPSVSLAWVMSEESFLKDRVTFLNLLKLRASGGLVGNDKIGGRRFLYQSTWSLGATGYQFGRNRDGVWYGGATEDANGNPDVTWERAQKYNAGLDLGLFNDAITFTGDVFYERRSNILATPGTLPSVLGVVNLPLVNLGEVENKGFEVELQHKKNFRHFNYFIKGNFSFARNKIVAMDEPTLKGRSYAMRTGRSVNDQYAFLAKGLFQSQDDINKSPDQSAFGMIQPGDIKYVDVNNDGKIDELDRAYTGKPSVPEKILGLSLGFGYKGFDVGILFQGAFGGNVWLTGPAIWPFSGDGGILADIKGNYWTPETTNAKYPRISYANNANNNQISTFWLRSTNYLRLKNAEIGYNVPQAWTKRAHLSNVRLFVNGINLVTWDYLKIFDPEMPNDSRNYPQQRVFNGGITVGL, encoded by the coding sequence ATGAAGCTTATCGCCATTGCTATGCTGGTATTTTGTATGCATGTAAGTGCCACTACAAAATCACAGACGATTACCATTAAACTACAGCAGCAGTCTATGGAAACGGCCTTTTCTGAAATTGAAAAGCAAACCGGTTACCTGATGATGTATAACCCGGACCTGCTGCAAAAAACGCCACCGGTAACGATCGTGGCCAATAAAATGCCGCTGGAAGCTTTTCTCGGAAAGCTGCTCGTCGGCAATGCCCTCACGTACTCCATCGAAGACAAAACGATATTCGTGCGCCGCGGTACCACACCAACGCCAGCCGCCAAGTCGGTCGTAGCAGCGCCCGTGTTTGCAACGATTGCCGGCAGGGTAGTAGATTCTACCGGCCAGCCCGTACCCGGCGTAACAGTCGCGGTGAAGAATGGCAAAGCCGGTACAGCCACGAATGCCGATGGACGCTTTACCATCGAAGCGAACGAAGGCGATGTATTGATTTTCTCCGCCATCAGCTTCCTGTCCAAAGAAGTACCTGCCGCAGCTGGTATGACAGTGGTTATGGTGGTGGATAATAAAAGCCTGGGTGAGGTTGTGGTAGTAGCTTACGGTAAACAAAAGAAGGTAAGTGTAACCGGCGCCATCGCGACCGTAGGTACCAAAGAGCTCACACAAAGCCCGGTAGCGAACCTTAGTAATGCACTCGCCGGCCGCCTGCCAGGTTTGATCACTTTGCAAAACAGTGGTGAGCCGGGCTACGATGGTGCTAACCTCTGGATCCGTGGTATGGCGACGTTCACCGGTAGCCAAAGCCCGCTGATCCTCGTAGATGGAGTGGAACGCTCCTTCGGAAGCATCGATGCGAACGAGGTCGAAAACATCTCTATATTAAAAGATGCCTCTTCTACCGCAGTATTCGGGGTGAGAGGTGCGAACGGGGTAGTACTCGTGACTACACGCCGCGGTACATCGGGCAAACCGAGAATTACGTTTACGGCGCAGACTGGCTTGCAGTCTCCAACACGTATGCCCGAATACCTTGACAGCTACGACGCGCTCAGCATGTACCGTGTCGGCCTGATCAACGATAACCAGAACTATTCGCAGTACACCGACGAATACCTGTCTAAGTTCCGCGACCGCAGCATGCCGGCTTACGAGTACCTGTACCCCAACGTTGACTGGCTGGGAGAAATGCTGAAGCCTAATTCCTCTATGTCGCAGGGTAACCTGAACGTAAGCGGCGGTAACCAGTCGGTTCGCTACTTCGTGTCAATGTCGTACCTGAAACAAAACGGCTTATATAACTTCGAAGACCAGATCGATGCCTATGATATACAGGCGACGACGAACCGTTATAACTTCCGCTCTAACATCGATCTGAATATTACGCGAGATCTGAGTATGGAACTGAACCTGGGTGAGATTGTTCGCGATAACAATTATCCTCCGGTAAGCGCCAGTGAACTGTTTGCAGGTATGCAATCTATTTCGCCCTGGCTGTACCCGATGAAGAATCCTGATGGTAGCATCAGCGCCCTGCCCGCAAAAGCCTGGAACCCTTACGGCCGTTTAACGGCAGGTGGTTACCAGCGTAACTTCGAGAACACTTTGCAGGCCACGGCTGGTTTTAAACTGGAAATGCCCTGGATTACCAAAGGTCTGAGCGCCCGCGCCCGACTGTCATTCGACTCCTACGGCTTCCGTAACGTACGCAGGGTAATGGTGTATCCGACTTACCAATATGCGTTGGGTAATGACCAGGAAACAGATCTCACGAAAGGTACTTATATCAAAGTAGGAGATGGTAACAATACGCTCAGTTATGATGTAAGCGCAAACAGTAACCGTCGCACGCTGCTGGAAACGTACATCAACTATGCACGCACTTTTGGTAAACACGATGTAACAGGTATGTTCCTGTATACGCAGCAAAGCTTCTTCGATGCAGTAGGTAGCGGCAATGCGATCGGTGGTTTGCCTTATAAATACAATGGCTATATCGGTAGGGCGACCTACGGTTATGCCGGCAAATATTTTTCTGAATTCAACTTCGGTTACAATGGTTCGGAGAACTTCCCTGAAGGTAAACGCTACGACTTCTTCCCATCCGTGTCACTGGCCTGGGTAATGAGCGAAGAGTCTTTCCTGAAGGATCGCGTGACCTTCCTGAACCTGCTGAAATTACGTGCTTCCGGCGGCTTGGTGGGTAACGATAAGATCGGTGGTCGTCGCTTCCTGTATCAGAGCACCTGGTCGCTCGGCGCCACTGGGTACCAGTTTGGCCGCAACCGCGATGGTGTTTGGTATGGCGGTGCTACAGAAGATGCCAACGGCAACCCTGACGTAACCTGGGAGCGTGCGCAGAAATACAATGCAGGTCTAGACCTCGGCTTGTTCAACGACGCGATCACTTTTACCGGTGATGTGTTCTACGAGCGCAGGAGCAACATTCTTGCTACGCCAGGCACATTGCCTTCCGTACTGGGTGTGGTAAACCTGCCGCTGGTGAACCTGGGCGAGGTAGAGAATAAGGGATTTGAGGTGGAACTGCAGCACAAAAAGAACTTCCGTCACTTCAACTATTTCATAAAAGGTAACTTCTCCTTCGCCCGTAACAAAATCGTGGCGATGGACGAACCTACGCTGAAGGGCCGTAGCTACGCGATGCGTACAGGCAGAAGCGTAAACGATCAGTATGCGTTTCTCGCGAAAGGACTGTTCCAGAGCCAGGATGATATCAATAAAAGTCCCGACCAGAGCGCGTTCGGTATGATCCAACCGGGTGATATCAAATATGTGGACGTGAACAACGATGGCAAAATCGATGAGTTGGACCGCGCTTATACCGGAAAACCTTCTGTACCTGAAAAGATACTGGGGCTGTCGCTGGGCTTTGGTTACAAAGGCTTCGACGTAGGCATTCTATTCCAGGGTGCGTTTGGCGGTAACGTTTGGCTGACTGGGCCCGCCATCTGGCCGTTCAGCGGCGATGGTGGTATTCTTGCGGATATCAAAGGCAATTACTGGACGCCTGAAACAACGAATGCAAAGTATCCGAGGATTTCTTATGCCAACAACGCCAACAACAACCAGATATCTACCTTCTGGCTGCGCAGCACAAACTACCTGCGTTTGAAGAATGCGGAGATAGGCTACAACGTGCCGCAGGCCTGGACTAAAAGAGCGCACCTCAGTAATGTGCGTTTATTCGTGAACGGTATCAACCTCGTTACCTGGGATTACCTGAAAATATTCGATCCGGAAATGCCGAACGATTCGAGGAACTATCCGCAACAACGTGTGTTTAACGGTGGCATCACCGTGGGACTGTAA
- a CDS encoding FecR family protein, which yields MKDRLDYLFQRYLAQACSAEEQEELSRLLNDAGNEERFRVLIEAEMDGAGETLPDDEADEIFHNITGHEAQEVTATSASHGRKWWMAAAALLVLVAGLSGILLQRHKPTTITALQIQDAPAGKNGALLTLANGEVIVLDSAGNGQLAVQGNSKVLMQNGQLAYQSQSGKASTNVLYNTLRTPRGRKFSIVLPDGTTVWLNAASSLRYPAVFNGNVRKVEITGEVYFDVATVYNAQHHKIPFEVQVNDHTKIEVLGTQFNVNAYTEEQQMKTTLLEGAVRLNNTVTLRPGQQACVAAGNIRVLNDVNTAQAVAWKNNIFYFGGRTRVDEVLRQLSRWYDVDIVYEKGVPDLVFTGKMQRSLSLSQALKGLGEMGLHFKIEEKKLYVNP from the coding sequence ATGAAAGATCGATTGGATTATTTGTTTCAACGCTACCTCGCGCAAGCCTGTTCTGCCGAAGAACAGGAGGAACTTAGCCGTTTGCTGAACGACGCGGGTAACGAGGAGCGCTTCCGTGTATTAATAGAAGCGGAAATGGACGGCGCCGGCGAAACGTTGCCGGACGACGAAGCCGACGAAATCTTCCACAATATAACGGGCCACGAGGCGCAGGAAGTAACCGCTACCTCTGCCAGCCATGGCCGTAAATGGTGGATGGCCGCTGCGGCGCTACTGGTGCTGGTAGCCGGACTATCAGGCATCCTGCTGCAAAGACACAAGCCCACTACAATTACCGCTTTACAAATACAGGATGCGCCTGCCGGCAAAAACGGCGCACTGTTAACCCTGGCAAATGGGGAGGTGATCGTGCTGGATAGCGCCGGTAACGGTCAACTGGCGGTGCAGGGCAATAGCAAAGTATTAATGCAGAACGGGCAGTTAGCCTACCAGTCGCAATCCGGCAAGGCGTCGACCAATGTATTATATAATACGCTGCGTACGCCCCGCGGCCGCAAATTCAGTATCGTACTGCCAGATGGTACCACTGTATGGCTGAACGCCGCCTCCTCCCTGCGTTACCCGGCCGTGTTTAACGGGAACGTACGTAAGGTGGAGATCACCGGTGAAGTTTATTTTGACGTCGCTACCGTGTACAACGCCCAGCATCATAAAATACCTTTTGAAGTGCAAGTGAACGATCATACAAAGATCGAAGTGTTGGGGACACAGTTTAACGTGAATGCTTATACGGAAGAGCAGCAAATGAAGACAACGCTGCTCGAAGGCGCCGTACGCCTGAACAACACGGTGACGCTCAGGCCAGGCCAGCAAGCCTGTGTAGCCGCCGGCAACATCAGGGTGCTGAATGATGTCAATACCGCACAAGCAGTCGCCTGGAAGAACAATATCTTTTACTTCGGCGGCAGAACCCGCGTGGACGAGGTGCTGAGGCAATTATCAAGATGGTACGATGTAGATATTGTATACGAAAAAGGAGTGCCGGACCTTGTATTTACCGGTAAGATGCAGCGCAGTCTCAGTCTCAGTCAGGCGCTGAAAGGTTTAGGGGAGATGGGGCTTCATTTCAAGATAGAAGAAAAGAAACTATATGTAAATCCATAA
- a CDS encoding RNA polymerase sigma factor: MLQVSRGDEAAFRVLYDQYRDKVYAIACKLLHTQAEAKDALQDIFLKIWQGRESLAGISYFSSYLNTITRNHLLNLLRKRLNEQVMKSEVSRRIPVASDGYEIITVRELRHTIRGAMQQLPPQQQKVFELSRIDGVSLDEIADQLQISRETAKKHLTRANQQLRVLLRANTSALILLGIMSEMV, encoded by the coding sequence TTGCTGCAGGTTTCGCGTGGCGATGAAGCCGCTTTCAGAGTGCTTTACGACCAGTATCGCGACAAAGTATATGCGATTGCCTGTAAACTGCTGCACACCCAGGCGGAGGCCAAAGATGCCCTGCAGGACATCTTTCTTAAAATATGGCAGGGGCGTGAAAGCCTGGCCGGTATCAGCTACTTTTCTTCTTATCTGAATACGATTACCCGCAATCACCTGCTAAACCTGCTGCGCAAGCGGTTGAACGAGCAGGTAATGAAGTCGGAGGTGAGTCGTCGCATTCCAGTTGCTTCGGACGGTTATGAGATCATCACCGTGCGGGAGCTGCGGCATACCATCCGTGGGGCCATGCAGCAATTGCCGCCGCAGCAGCAGAAAGTTTTTGAACTCAGCCGCATCGATGGCGTTTCGCTGGACGAGATTGCCGATCAGCTGCAGATATCCCGGGAAACGGCTAAAAAGCACCTTACCCGTGCCAACCAGCAATTGCGCGTATTGTTACGCGCTAACACCAGTGCCCTTATTCTCCTGGGCATCATGTCTGAAATGGTGTAA
- a CDS encoding DNA polymerase/3'-5' exonuclease PolX yields MDNYAIADNFSLIAKLMDIHGDNPFKAKSFANAAFQIEKLTVPLKETPPADIFRIKGIGESTGKIVMEMLETGDCNALQAYLAKTPAGILDMMRIKGLGPKKIATIWKEMEIEDLGELLYACNENRLLLLKGFGQKTQESIRQAIEFFLSNRERYLFAEITTFAQQLEAALQQQFPGTAVALSGAFRRNQPVIDELEVVIAAPLEEILEKIKTLQGLTILENTDNAIFLQHDHGIKIKLYGCAPAYFAQQLFVTTGTEAFLEQFYAVAGKDVLTGVNSEAEIFSRANMAFIDPCLREGGDIIALASQHALPELIDVKDIKGIIHSHSQWSDGLESLETMAIAARDQGFEYLVISDHSRSAFYANGLSIERIAAQHQQIDELNAKLAPFKIFKSIEADILNDGSLDYPDEVLRSFDLVIASVHSNLKMPQEKAMTRLLKAIANPYTTILGHMTGRLLLSRNGYPVDHDMIIDACVAHKVVIELNAHPRRLDIDWQYIAGAIGKGALLSIDPDAHAISGYKDIYYGTLAARKGGMSRTNNLSSFSRSELEAFLAERRALRQI; encoded by the coding sequence ATGGATAACTACGCAATTGCCGATAATTTCTCCCTTATAGCTAAACTGATGGATATCCACGGGGATAATCCATTTAAGGCCAAATCGTTTGCCAACGCGGCTTTTCAGATTGAAAAACTGACTGTCCCCCTGAAGGAGACGCCGCCGGCGGATATATTTCGTATTAAAGGCATTGGTGAATCGACTGGTAAGATCGTCATGGAAATGCTGGAGACGGGCGACTGTAATGCACTGCAGGCTTATCTGGCTAAAACACCGGCCGGTATATTAGATATGATGCGCATCAAGGGACTTGGCCCTAAAAAGATCGCTACTATCTGGAAGGAGATGGAGATTGAGGATTTGGGAGAACTCCTGTACGCCTGTAATGAAAACCGCCTGTTATTACTAAAAGGCTTCGGGCAAAAAACGCAGGAAAGCATCCGACAGGCAATCGAGTTCTTTTTATCCAACCGCGAAAGGTATCTCTTCGCCGAGATCACCACCTTCGCGCAACAACTGGAAGCAGCACTACAACAGCAGTTCCCGGGAACAGCAGTAGCGCTTTCCGGTGCCTTCAGGCGTAATCAGCCCGTGATAGATGAACTGGAAGTGGTGATTGCAGCGCCTCTCGAAGAAATACTGGAAAAAATAAAAACCCTCCAGGGCTTAACCATCCTGGAAAACACAGATAACGCCATCTTTCTGCAACATGATCACGGCATTAAGATCAAATTATACGGATGTGCTCCTGCGTATTTCGCGCAGCAATTGTTTGTCACGACTGGTACAGAAGCCTTCCTGGAGCAGTTTTACGCTGTTGCGGGTAAAGACGTGCTCACAGGCGTTAACAGCGAAGCCGAGATATTCAGCCGCGCCAATATGGCTTTCATAGATCCCTGTTTGCGTGAAGGTGGCGACATCATTGCCCTCGCGAGCCAGCACGCCCTGCCGGAGCTGATCGACGTAAAGGACATTAAAGGTATTATCCACTCACATAGCCAGTGGAGCGATGGACTGGAAAGCCTCGAAACGATGGCCATTGCCGCCCGCGACCAGGGATTCGAGTACCTGGTGATCAGCGACCACTCCCGCTCCGCGTTCTATGCCAACGGACTTTCGATCGAACGTATCGCAGCCCAACATCAGCAGATCGATGAGCTGAACGCAAAACTAGCGCCCTTTAAAATATTCAAAAGTATAGAAGCGGATATTCTCAACGACGGGAGTCTCGACTACCCCGATGAAGTACTCCGCAGCTTCGACCTGGTGATCGCATCCGTTCACTCGAACTTAAAAATGCCACAGGAAAAAGCGATGACGAGATTACTGAAAGCTATCGCGAACCCCTATACGACGATATTAGGGCATATGACCGGCAGGTTGCTATTAAGCCGTAACGGCTACCCGGTAGATCACGATATGATCATTGACGCCTGTGTAGCACATAAGGTGGTGATTGAATTAAACGCCCACCCAAGGCGCTTAGATATTGACTGGCAGTACATCGCGGGCGCCATCGGCAAGGGTGCATTATTGTCCATCGATCCGGATGCGCATGCCATCAGCGGTTATAAAGACATCTATTACGGTACACTGGCCGCACGCAAAGGTGGGATGAGCCGTACGAATAACTTAAGCAGTTTCTCCAGGAGCGAGCTGGAAGCCTTCCTGGCAGAGCGTCGTGCGCTGAGGCAAATCTAA